The nucleotide sequence GTCGTAGGCATCCTTGAAGGTGTTTGATGCAAGAACAGCGACGACAATGAAGTCAGAAAGACAGCAGCGACATGGACGTCGACGACGGGTACCGGAGGAGTACATTGCATGTCATTAAGCCCTCAGCCTGTGTAGCTTGAGGAGCAAGGAAGGGGGGGAGCAGCTAACAATCCATCACCAGGGTCGTATAAACGTTCCGCTGTAGCTACTATATATTCATGGCATATCCGCGCGGGGGAAGGAACAGGGCCAAGCTGAACGTGCCATGATCTACGACTGCCATTACAGTGATGAATTCCAGGCACTCACACAACAAGGCACTGGTGACAAGGGGTCatttctgcctctctcccccccccccttagtctTACACTTTACACACCCCTCTTTTCCCTCTTTtgtcttctatttctatttcccACAGAGTGTATAGAAGACTTCTGGCCAAAGCTATGGCTGGTGATATAGCTGATATTAGTGTAGCGTTTGGTCAGGCGGAAGCGCTGTGGGGCGTAGCAATGGCTGTCACATTACTCTCATGGAGGAAGTGGTGGTTTCGGATGGTTGTAGATGGTTGTAGATGGTTGTAGATGGTTGTAGGAGTAGTCTAATTACCGTCATGGTGTGGATGACCCGCCGCGGCTCAGACCATCTTATGTGGCTCTATTATTCACCAACTACGTAACACCATTTTGGAGGATGATGAACAGGTTTCGGATAATACAATATTTCAGAAACAACTTCACGCGCATTTTGGCAGGAAAAATAACTGCTTTGACATGACGGAAGTTTGTTTGTGGAGAACTTTGACGGAGTGTTGACACCTGGGGATGTTTATATGACAAATGTGTATAGCGGCTCTTGATTCGGATGCCCACTGAAGCTGTCTCTAGAAAGACATATATGACAACGTTCTacaaggctgcaggatccagtaagttcagttcggtttcaactcctttgaccatgtcgtagctcaggcgattaaggcagcgtctgggatgctctcagacgcaggttcgaatcctcgtcacggcccttgtggattgttCATGACAACGATCTAATTGTTTATGTATCTTGTTTATATGTCATATTTACGCGTTCTTCCCTCAATTtgtttgcattatatatatattgttaatttGTTACAAGTATtttattaaggcagtgtctgggatgctctgggacgcaggttcgaatcctcgtcacggcccttgtggatttgttcatttgatgcatcaggctattatgatttgtgtgtgtaaatatcATCATGTTTACCGAAGTTGAAAAGACAGTGGACAACGGATATACGGAATAATTCTCCTCCATTTATCCGGATAAACTAGAACCGGCGGGATATATTCAgcaactacgggatcaccatagcccgtgctacttggaactttttgttccaagtagcgaatcttaaacaacattatTTAGCAAGCGGTAAAGGTATCAATTTATGAAATTGAACTCATATCCGAATTATAATTATTTAACGACTCTTCAGCGGAGATTTAAACTGCCAACTTATgaacaaagccacaagggccgtgacgtggattcgaacctgcgtccgagaggatccaAGACGCTGCCTTTACTTGTTCTGTGTTCCTGCGTTCTGACAATTTAATGCAATAATCACTCCGCTACcagttaaaaataaaattaaaatagaatTAATTCTCATGAGAGTACAGAAACCTTGTCCCGACAATTAGGAGAAGCGATAAATGGATTTTTAATGAGTGGGTCATGTCCCCACAGTACAGAAAATAACGAATTATTTACAAAGTGATATGCTGAAAATGGGTCATTTTATTTACACCTGAATAAGTACGCTTTATTTCGCATAACTAAAGCCAGAATCGCAATAACTTATTTACaaataaagtaataataataataataataataaattaataaataaaaatatcacTAGAAATATGAATGTTTTAGCAGCTTAAAAATCTCTAAGTTCTTCTAGGTAGGCAGTTAGGGCCCACGGCCTTTCCTCATATAGAAAATGGGTTGACTTACATTGATGGACGTCGGTGGAGGGGTGACTAAAGTAAATATCCTTAAGTACGTCAAGCTGTCGCACCCTTCCCTGTGGCCTTGTTTATGCCACACATACGGCCGTACAAGGGCATGTTTGCATAATTAGGAGTGGCTGCGTGGGTTTCTGGGCTATTGTAAACAACTGGATGAAACGAGGAGAAAGCAGGGGCAGGTTCAgttcctcgtagcctggtggatagcgcgcaggactcgtaattctgtggcgcgggttcgattcccgcacgaggcagaaacaaatgggcaaagtttctttcaccctaaatgcccctgttacctagcagtaaataggtacctgggagttagtcagctgtcacgggctgcttcctgggggtggaggcctggtcgaggaccgggccgcggggacactaaagccctgaaatcatctcaagaaggttACCAAATATTAACTGGATAGGTATGGATAGGTAGGTGTGGATAACATACTAACCGGAGGAGAATTGACGGAATACAAAGCTGAGTGAAGAAGTAGGAGAGAGCATTAAGAAACTGGATATAAGGAGGCTAAAGACGGGAAAGAACGAAGATTAGGAAAAAGGATAAGTCGGAAAATTAGCGTAATTTTCGTACCAACATTAAAAGAATGTTGGTACCCGTGGTAtagtgtctccgtggtgtagtggtaagacactcgcctggcgttccgcgagcgctatgtcatgggttcgtatcctggccggggaggatttactgggcgcaattccttaactgtagcctctgtttaacgcaacagtaaaatgtgtacttggatgaaaaaacgattcttcgcggcaggggatcgtattccagggaccataggattaaggacttgcccgaaacgctacgcgtactagtggctgtacaagaatgtaacaactcttgtatatatctcaaaaaaaaaaaaaaaaaaaaaaaaaaaaaaaaaaatatatatatatatatatatatatatatatatatatatatatatatatatatatatatatatatatatatatatatataccctgaaTAACATTTCCAACCTTGTGAACGTATACAATTCTTAAAGAGTACAGGTTATTATTTACTAATGTTCATTCGCGTGACggagaattggttgaaaaaataACCAGTCAGTCTTTCTCCTCATTATCaacccacgggctcaccatagcccgtgctacttagaacttcttgttccaagtagcgaatctttaacaacaacaatcctCATTATCTTGGAAAGATCATGTCTaaaatattctctctctctgtctctctctctctctctcactctctcactccccctccctctaCTTTCCCCTCATTCTGAGTTAACCTATTTACAAGTtccatctttctttttctctGTCATCGCCATCTTACTTCTCCTTTTCCCCACATAGGTATACAACTGAATTATGTATCGATACGAAGTTGTGAAAGCGCTCATAGCGTgtggaggtggcaggtgtggaggtggcaggtgtggaggtggcaggtgtgggcgtgCAGGTGTGGGCGTGCAGGTGGAGGCAGACATGAAGCGGGAAAGGAAAATGGAGGACAAGGGAGAAAGGAGTGACAGTGAAAAGGAAggaacgacttgagaatggtccaggacggaccgaaacgtcgtcgtcccttcaccttctagtgtgttacaatcgacttgaaaatggcccaggacggaccgaaacgtcgtcggcccttcaccttctagtgtgttacaatcgacttgaaaatggcccaggacggaccgaaacgtcgtcggcccttcaccttctagtgtgttacaatcgacttgagaatggtccaggacggaccgaaacgtcgtcgtcccttcaccttctagtgtgttacaatcgacttgagaatggtccaggacggaccgaaacgtcgtcgtcccttcaccttctagtgtgttacaatcgacttgagaatggtccaggacggaccgaaacgtcgtcgtcccttcaccttctagtgtgtggtctggtcaacatactttagccccgttattgtgactcatcgcctacacaaAACAAGTAGAGATGATAAGAGATAATGAGAAGAGGGTCAGATAAAAGGGATAAGATGGTCGTAGATAGAAGGACGAAAGGAAAAGGAGAAAGGAATTAAGAAAGATTACTTGATTACAAACGGCGCATGGCAAAGAAGGAATAGAGAGAAACAGAAAGAGAAGCAAAGCGAAAAATACAACGGACAGGATATACAATACGGACTATACAATACAATAGATATACAATACAGATAAGCAACAGTAGAAAGAAGAGGAGATAGGGAAAATAGATAAGAAAAGCggagaaagagagaaaatgaAAGGGCAAAGAGCGCTTAGGTGAACAATTACCTATAGAATAATGAGGAAAGCAGAATGGTGAGGCAAGTATAATGAACAAAGGTAATGATTTAACAATGATTAATGACCTCCATTActtcactacaacaaagaacgagGCTGTAGGGATCTCTCAATGTATAGGGACATTATCCCTTGTTAAAGCCATTTGCAAACAGGTAGTTAGGCAGTTACGCTTTATTGGACGCTAGACTTCTTGCAGTCACCGCCGAAACGACCTTGTTAAACACTCTAAAATATTGCTAACAAGCCAAATTTGATACAGTTAATTATATCAAACCTTAGGAGAGATATTTTGTATCGATTATCTAAAGCAAAAATCTGCTTTATAATATTGTATTGatacaatttattatttttaataatatttttttctcAAGGGGGGAAAATAAGGAGAAAGAgccaagtcattatgactatataggactgggaaggggttaggataaggattagggatgggccgggggaaaggaatggtgcccaatcacttggacagtcggggattgaacgccgacctgcatgaagcgagaccgtcgctctaccgtccagcccaagtggttgggtgacaGGTGCTGGAGAACCTGGAAgttctacatgtacaaaaccaatCCTAACATAAGAGTTAAACGAGCATTTCGCACTAGTGCTAACAACCCATTATCATATATAATCACACACAGGAGCGTATGTTCCAGATTGAATGATATGGCAATCATCATTGATGATATGATATCATCTGTAGCGTATTATCATGGATGTAATAAGCTTTAGCAGATGTACTGGAGTAAGCAGCTGTGAAAGGGTTGACTCAGGTACATTGTGAACAGCATACATACAGAATACAATATACACGAGGCTAGAAGATACAAGCAACAGTGATGGCGGTTTCAAGAATCTTGAAACGGTGATGTCTTTTGAAACCGTGAAATGTGATGTCTTTTGAAACCGTGAAATGTGATGTCTTTTGAAACCGTGAAATGTGATGTCTTTTGAAACCGTGAAATGTGATGTCTTTTGAAACCGTGAAATGTGATGTCTTTTGAAACCGTGAAATGTGATGTCTTTTGAAACCGTGAAATGTGATGTCTTTTGAAACCGTGAAATGTGATGTCCTTTGAAACCGTGAAATGTGATGTCTTTTGAAACCGTGAAATGTGATGTCTTTTGAAACCGTGAAATGTGATGTCTTTTGAAACCGTGAAATGTGATGTCTTTTGAAACCGTGAAATGTGATGTCTTTTGAAACCGTGAAATGTGATGTCTTTTGAAACCGTGAAATGTGATGTCTTTTGAAACCGTGAAATGTGATGTCTTTTGAAACCGTGAAATGTGATGTCTTTTGAAACCGTGAAATGTGATGTCTTTTGAAACCGTGAAATGTGATGTCTTTTAAAACTCTCGCTAAGAACCTCTCTTTTTCCCTTTCCTTCAGACATAACAATAAATAATaagtcaacatatatatatattaagggtcAACTGACTATTAAGAGGCGAGAGCCAGGAGCTGGAGCCTTGTCCCCGCGAAGAATGTTAGTCTAGTACCCACACATACTTCTACATATACGGATAGGTAAGTTCTCACAcatctctaaacacacacacacacacacacacacacacacacacacacacacacacacacacacacacacacacacacacacacacacacacacactcacacacacacacacacaatcaactgCATTGTTTTCGCATTACAAATCTGTTCCCGGAATAGAAGTCAATTTGATATCTTATTCAGCACGCGGATAACAGACCGTTCAAGCTATCGacagtgtagagagagagagagagagagagagagagagagagagagagagagagagagagagagagagagagagagagagagagagagagagagagacagacagagagacagagagagagacagagagagagacagagagagagagagagagagagagagagagagagagagagagagagagagagagagagagagagagagagagagagagagagagagagagagagagagagagagagagagagagagaaagagagagagagagagagagagagagagagagagagagagagagagagagagagagagagagagagagagagagagagagagagagagagagagagagagagagagaaactgacTTACACCACATCAATCAAAATCATCATACAATTACGAGGAAATTGAACCATAACTTTGCAAACACATTTGATATTCAGATACAACCTCTTtattctacaccacacacacctctctcactCGTTACGAGGTGATGTTTAGCACCTACAGGGTGCCAGGAGCCATGTTTGGCACCTCCCGGCTCCGTCAAgctgagtaattacctaagtgtagttacaggatgagagccacgctcgtggtgtcccgtcttcccagcactctttgtcatataacgctttgaaactaccgtctgtgtgtgtgtgtgtgtgtgtgtgtgtgtgtgtgtgtgtgtgtgtgtgtgtgtgtgtgtgtgtgtgtgtgtgtgtgtgtgtgtgtgtgtgtgtaattacctaagtgtagttacaggatgagagccacgctcgtggtgtcccgtcttcccagcactctttgtcatataacgctttgaaactaccgtctgtgtgtgtgtgtgtgtgtgtgtgtgtgtgtgtgtgtgtgtgtgtgtgtgtgtgtgtgtgtgtgtgtaattacctaagtgtagttacaggatgagagccacgctcgtggtgtcccgtcttcccagcactctttgtcatataacgctttgaaacaactgacggtcttggcctccaccaccttctttcTCACTTAGCTGTTCCAATCGTCTGCCACTCTGTTTGCGTAACAGAGTGGTTGTTTGAGTGTGTTTGAGTTGTTTCAGTGTGTTTGAGTTGTTTGACTTGTTTGAGTGTGTTAGAGTTGTTTGAGTGTGTTTGACTTGTTTGAGTGTGTTTGACTTGTTTGAGTGTGTTAGAGTTGTTTGAGTGTGTTTGACTTGTTTGAGTGTGTTTGAGTTGTTTGAGTGTGTTTGACTTGTTTGAGTGTGTTTGACTTGTTTGAGTGTGTTTGACTTGTTTGAGTGTGTTTGACTTGTTTGAGTGTGTTTGACTTGTTTGAGTGTGTTTGACTTGTTTGAGTGTCAGGAGCCACATTAGGGAGCTCCGCTACGCGGTGTGCCACTGAAGTTAAGTAACGCAGCAACTGTTTCCCTGAAATCTTATTGAGTAACGGAGGATACAGCTGAACACATGTCGGACACTTGTTACCGGTTAGACAGTTGGGTTGTAAGGCAGTGCAGTAGGCGGGTGGACAGAGGAAGCAGAAGCACAAGGAGGAAGGAAAAtagagaggttatcttgatattcttgaggttatcttgaggttatcttgagatgatttcggggctttttagtgtccccgcggcccggtcctcgaccaggcctccacccccaggaagcagcccgtgacagctgactaacaccctggtacctatttactgctaagtaacaggggcatagggtggaagaatacccatcgtttctcgccggcgtccgggatcgaacccgggaccacaggatcacgcgtccagtattctgtccgctcagccaccggctcccagtAGGGTATTATCGCGGCATTAACGACCCTCGAGAAGTTAAAAGGCTTTAAGCACAACGCAAAACCAAATTAACTCTAGAAATGAAAACACCATATTGGAAACAGccgattatatgcctctgtaaccctgtccccgcacgggatgggtatggggtgcataatgaagaACAAAACAGATTTGGAAGTAGACCTTAAGATAAGGTCAACGTTTCTGCTCTACTCAGCTTAAGACCTGTGAATTGCAATTCATCATCACACACTATCGACTTTAAGATCAAAGAACCGTGTTGGCATGTTGTTATAGGttaagctacttggaacaagttgcaagtagcacgggctatggtgatcccgtaactgacctgacacaggagcggtgctgtgcgtGTTGGCAGGAGCTATACCGTGATATATCACCGCCTCTCCTCAGGAACATGATACTAACACAGGCAATAAAGCAACAGTTTTAATAGTGAATCATCTTATATGAATTAATAAAGTTCTATTTAGTACATTATATTTAGTGTCATAGCATTGCTAAGCTTTTTTACTTGTCATTACTTGTAAATTATCTCAAAAGCACATAAGAAATAATAATGTTGCATAgagaatataaataaaatagtGAAACTTAagggagatcttgaggttatcttaagatgatttcagggcttagcgtccccacggcccggtcctcgaccaggcctccttttggttACTATAACATAAAGGGCGAATAAAGATGTTTGatgaaaagacatttgaaaaCCCAAATAGAAACTTGCCGCCACGAGCGGTGAAGAGAACAGTGGACTAACCACCACCTTCTTCCCCCGCAGGTGAAGATCTGGTTCCAAAATCGTCGGTCAAAGTACAAGAAGATGATGAAAGCGATGCAGTCTGGAGGGGGCGGAGCCACCCAGGGGGCGCCTGTGGGTCCTGGCTCCCCTCTCAGTTCCTCTCCCCTCTCTACCACCTCTCCCCTACAGCCCTACACCACCCCTACCCCACTCAGCCCCCCACCACAGACACAGTCACCAAATCAGACCCCACTCTCAAGGCCCTCGCTTGCCCAACCGCCTCCACTCACAGCTTTGGTGCCAATTACGCACCCCAGTtcacatccacccactgggtctCTCCCCATGGGTCACCCCCACTCTGGCCAGCACCCTGCACCCCAACTCCCCtgccctccccttctctctctcccacagcccccactccTACACCACCCACCTCATTCAGCTTCCCCTCTTTCTCACCCCCCACAGCacccccaccacctgcccccgCACGCCCACGGCCCACCCCAGCACCCGCCCACGCCCACCAGCCAGTCGCACGACAATCATGGGTcgccccacctgtgtcccccagggCCGCCGTGTCCGCCCCAGCACCATATGAACCACCCACCCCACGGGGGATACATGCCGCCCACCTCCATAGCACCGCCCGTGTCCTCGGCTGACCACATGTCCTTGCCGCCCACCGCCTCGTCGCCAGGCCTGGCCGCCCACCACTGGGACATGAAGCCGCCCGTGTCGGCGCCCTACATGTACTCCTGGTACGCCCCGGACCAACAGCATCTCCTCACTTAAGTCACTCATCTTAATATGCTGGCAACCCGGGCCAGGGGCCACCATCAACTACAGGGCCAAGGGGGCCCTCAGCGGCCCACCTACGGCCCTCTGTGTGGCCCTCTGGTGGCCCGCGGCGTGACAGCCGGGACCAAAGATGAAAAAAGCAACCCAAGAGAGCATCCCAAAGATTTTGTGCAATATACTCGCCATATTGGCGACAATTTGCAGAAACTTTCCAGAAGCCATTCTAGAAGACCTGACTTGTCTTATCAAACTTGGAAGAGTCAGACCCTGAGAACCAGGAGAGGACCTGGTCTATGAGACCAAGTATGATGAGCCACACCTGCTCTCAGCACATGTGGGCCGTCAGGTGTGACTGTGAGCGCCACATCACAGGACCAAGTGCCAAGAGTGAGGATTAAAAACAAACGAGGATCAGATGCGAACTGTCGACCATGGAAGTCGCGTTTCCAACTCTGTGTGCTCTGCTATCTAGAGGATCTGGCCTCTGTAGTTTAACAGTGTTTCACTGTGACTTGACTTGGAAAGAAAAGAGCCACAGTGTTACATGGCTACTTGGACCTAGCCACAGTGTTTTAAAGTGATCAGGTTTGCCAAGTAACTCCAGTACGTAATTACTGGATTATCAGGAAGATTAACAGCATTTTATCATTTTGATATGCATTTCCAGCTGTGAGGAAAGGGGTGGGGGCTTCCTGGAACTCATCTAGATCGGGTTTACTCCTGTCGCAGGAACCCAAATTTGAGCTAGTTGGGTTCCAGCTCAAACGTTGGGTTCCAAATGTCTTCAGAGACGCTTGTTAAACAGCACCAAGTCTCGCAAGCCCACTGTTGGTATTCTTGGAACTGTCGACAATACCTGAGGTGTATATGACAACGATACAAGTCCCATGTGTAGCCAGCACTCGGTATGTGAGTGAAAGAGACCCCACACATGTGGCTGCAgtacaagttgttgttgttaaaaattCGCTACCtgcaacaaaaagttgcaagtagcacgggctatggtgatcccgtagataGTTATGTAAGGGGGTACTTGAGGTCATGTTTACAATCAGTAGAGACCTCGTCCGGTGCAGTAGACGACAATATCAGCCGTCGTTAGATTTGGTAATACGGACACACTTGCTACAGACGTCGACCAGGTTACACACTAGTCGACTAGGGCACACACTAGTCGACCAGGTTACACAGTCTCCGACCAGGACGCACTTGGAACAGTCGCCGACCAGGACACACTTGGAACAGTCGCCGACCAGGACACACTTGGAACAGTCGCCGACCAAGACGCACTTGGAACAGTCGCCGACCAAGACGCACTTGGAACAGTCGCCGACCAAGACGCACTTGGAACAGTCGCCGACCAAGACGCACTTGGAACAGTCGCCGACCAAGACGCACTTGGAACAGTCGCCGACCAGGACGCACTTGGAACAGTCGCCGACCAGGACGCACTTGGAACAGTCGCCGACCAGGACGCACTTGGAACAGTCGCCGACCAGGACGCACTTGGAACAGTCGCCGACCAGGACGCACTTGGAACAGTCGCCGACCAAGACGCACTTGGAACGATTGCCGACCAGGACACACTTGGAACAGTCGCCGACCAGGACACACTTGGAACAGTCGCCGACCAGGACACACTTGGAACAGTCGCCGACCAGGACACACTTGGAACAGTCGCCGACCAGGACACAGATAGCACCACATATGCCAAACACCTGTACAGCGATAACGACAGCTATCACTAATGACTATAGTACACAGTACATATAGCACTAATGACTATAGTACACAGTACATATAGCACTAATGACTATAGTACACTGTACATATAGCTGCACATATCCCTCTGACTCACCTCTATTATTTACATATTGTTGTACATACCCAAACGACTCTACTGTCTTCACCTTGCACTGTACAAAGCTGTGTAAAGTAACTTATAAAATATTTTTTGATGTAAAGTGTGTGTGTCGATGTTCCACTTACAATGTAATAAATGTCAGCTAAATGTAATTTGTTTTACCTATACCTTTTATTATTTCTGAAGGAACTTTGAGAGTGTAAAGTGTGTTAACCATTTGTGCTCGAAAGTCTTAGACTTATAATCAAAAAGTGTCTTTAGTAgacaaggagccggtcggccgagcagacagcacactggacttgtgatcctgtggtcctgggttcgatcccaggcgccggcgagaaacaatgggcagagtttctttcaccctatgcccctgttacctagcagtaaaataggtacctgggtgttagtcagctgtcacgggctgcttcctgggggtggaggcctggtcgaggaccgggccgcgggggacactaaagccccgaaatcatctcaagataacctctccacTGCAATCGTCTAAGATCAGTGCCTGAGGCATACTTGGAGCATCTGCATCTTTTATCATGATGTTGGATGGTTGTGTAGCTTTCGTCTTATCTAGTACCTCTAGGTAGTAGTGTAGGTACCTCACTATCTCTGCTGTTACTTCAAGACTCGCTTGACTATCATCTAAGATTACCTCAGTTCTTACTACTGAGTCGTAAGTAGCCATGGAAGCTTGGATTTTGGTTAATTACTCGTAATTTTTCTTGTAATATTTTCGTGTGTTCTctcatccttgtgtgtgtgtgtgtgtgtgtgtgtgtgtgtgtgtgtgtgtgtgtgtgtgtgtatgtgtgtgtgtgtatgtgtgtgtgtgtgtgtgtgtgtgtgtgtgtgtgtgtgtgtgtgtgtgtgtactcacctatatgtactcacctatatgtgcttgcaggatcgagcattgactcttggatcccgcctttctagctatcggttgtttacagcaatgactcctgtcccatttccctatcatacctagttttaaaagtatgaatagtatttgcttccacaacctgttccccaagtgcattccatttttctactactctcacgctaaaagaaaacttcctaacatctctgtgactcatctgagtttccagtttccacccatgtcccc is from Procambarus clarkii isolate CNS0578487 chromosome 77, FALCON_Pclarkii_2.0, whole genome shotgun sequence and encodes:
- the LOC123751055 gene encoding uncharacterized protein, giving the protein MMKAMQSGGGGATQGAPVGPGSPLSSSPLSTTSPLQPYTTPTPLSPPPQTQSPNQTPLSRPSLAQPPPLTALVPITHPSSHPPTGSLPMGHPHSGQHPAPQLPCPPLLSLPQPPLLHHPPHSASPLSHPPQHPHHLPPHAHGPPQHPPTPTSQSHDNHGSPHLCPPGPPCPPQHHMNHPPHGGYMPPTSIAPPVSSADHMSLPPTASSPGLAAHHWDMKPPVSAPYMYSWYAPDQQHLLT